The stretch of DNA CCTTATCAGAACCTGAGGCAATTGCTATGGCCGAATTAATAAAAAACAATCAATTTGATCGAATTTTAGCCTTTCATACCCAAGGAGAAGAGTTTTATTGGGGATATGAAGGTTTTGAACCTCCAGAATCGGAAATTCTAGCTAAGGAATTTGAACGGGTGAGTGGATACAAGGCGATTCGAAATGTTGATAGTCATGCAGGTTTCAAGGATTGGTTTATTCAGGAATATAAACGCCCAGGTTTTACAATCGAACTTGGGAGAGGAATAAATCCATTGCCCTTATCACAATATAAAGATATTTTCCAAAAAGTTGAGGGGATATTTCTAGCCTCACTTTATTTGTAAATAGTTATAGAGACAACTTGTAAAATGATACTGTTGACATTAAAATAAACTATTGTGTTGGTTATTTAAAAATAAAAAAAGTCGTAAGTATGCGACTTTTTTCTTATTTTTACAATGATTCTGTAAATTTTGAAACATTTTTGTTAAGAAAACGTACTAATTATTGAGTAGAAAAAAGGAGGGGAGGAGAAAAGTGCGAGTAAGTAATGCTAAAAGTGTCATAAAATATATTTTTCAAATCTCCTTTTTGCTCGTCTTTGCCTCCTTTTTTAGTGCTTGTACGCAGCAACAAGAAGCTAAGCCTAGTCCTTCTGAAACGATTGATAAGCATAATAATCCACCATCTCAACCATCGGAAGATTGGAAACTCCCAATTAAAATTCCTGAAGGTGAATTTTATAAAATTGGCGGCTGGTTTTCAGACCATCAGTTACTCTATATTACTAATCTTGAACAATCTTCTTCTATATACCTTTATGATCTACTCACAGGTAACAGTGAGTTACTCTATAAGAGTGAAGTTCCCATTGTCACCTTACAGATTAGCCCTACAAAAAAGAATATACTCATACAAACATCTCCTTCCACCTATGAAGGACAAGTTACCATATTATCTCCTGATGGAACTGAATTAATGAAACATTCTTTCCCATCTTATGAATTAGCATTTGAGTGGAATCCATTTAATGAGTCAGAGATCCTGATCTCTTCTTTTAATGAGGATTGGACATATACAATGCTGCTACTTAATATTGAACAAAATCAAACATCTGAATTATCGATTCCTCAACCTTTTATTAAGTGGATAGGAAAAGAAGAAATTGCTTTTTTAAACTGGGATGAAGTAAGCCCCTCACTCTTCGCACCACTCTTGTTAAAGAAATTAGGGAGTGATGATGAGGAAGTTATCATTACGGATGTTCTTCAATTTTCAACCTTTCATAACATTTTGATGACTGTTACTGTCTTGGATGAGGAGCAATTACAGGCAACGTATACTTTTTACAATAAAGAGAAAAAGCAACTATCTTCTTTTTCAATTCCACATCTCACCATGTTTTCAGGCTGGCTTGTTCCTTATTTTGATTTCAATGAAGGTAAAGGGACATTTATTACCCTTAAGCCGTTGAAAAGTGCGGAAGCAGATTCTTACACAGAAGGTTTCGAACTTGTAAGCTATGATATAAATAGTGGGAAACAAAACATAATCTTGCAGGGGCTGAAGAACGAACCGATTTTATTATCACCTTCCGGGGAAGCAGCCTTGTATGGAAACCGTTTTGAAGAATTAATTAATTTTAACACCAAAGAATTAACTAAGATCGTTGAAAAATAAAAAGACTGCCGTTTTGGCAGTCTTTCAATTTTTTTAAAAGGTTTAGTGTGTTCCAGTAGGAAAACCACTTTCGATAAGGGTCATGACTGTGAACCAACCAAAAACAGCCAATGTTGCTACTGCCCAGAATGCTCCTAAGAAATTTTTATTTTTTAGGGCAGTGAATGCACCGTAAGCAGCAAGTAAAGAAACTAATGCAAAAATAATAACTACTCCCATTAATAAAGCCCCCTTTATTAGATAATACTTGGTTATAGACCAATACTTCTAAGATAGTTATGTAAGAATATTATATACATTCGACTCTTATTTTATATTCTTTTTAATCATTTGTCGAGGGCTAAAAAAGTTAGCAATACAACATATATAGTGTAAAATAAAATTAATGTAAAAATAGTTGGAGGTAGTGTTAAAAATGAAATGGTCTCAAGTCCCTCTAGGGGTTTTGCAAACAAATTGTTACATAGTTGAAAGTCCGGACAAATCGTGTTTAATTTTTGATCCAGGCAGTGAAGGGAAAAAGCTAATAAAGTGGTTAACTAAAAGAGAGCTTAATCCGATAGCGATTTTTTTAACACATGCACATTTTGACCATATCGGGGCCGTTGATGAGGTGCGAGACTACTACAAAATTCCTGTTTATATTCATGAAGAGGAAGAAGATTGGTTATTAGACCCTGGATTAAATGGATCCAAGTTTTTTAAAATGCAAGAGTTAATA from Neobacillus sp. CF12 encodes:
- a CDS encoding DUF2759 domain-containing protein — translated: MGVVIIFALVSLLAAYGAFTALKNKNFLGAFWAVATLAVFGWFTVMTLIESGFPTGTH